A DNA window from Fusobacterium perfoetens ATCC 29250 contains the following coding sequences:
- a CDS encoding deoxycytidylate deaminase, whose amino-acid sequence MGVALLSGKRSKDPGTQVGACIVTEDKKIVGVGYNGLPLGCDDDELPWDREGDFLETKYPYVCHAELNAILNSTKNLKGCTLYVALFPCNECAKAIIQSGIKEIVFLSEKYSGTPTDIASKKMLDMSGVKYRKLKTNRKTIVLNFDE is encoded by the coding sequence ATGGGAGTTGCTCTACTTTCAGGAAAAAGAAGTAAAGACCCAGGAACTCAAGTAGGAGCTTGTATTGTTACTGAGGATAAAAAAATAGTTGGTGTAGGATACAATGGACTTCCTTTAGGTTGTGATGATGATGAACTTCCTTGGGATAGAGAGGGGGATTTTTTAGAAACAAAATATCCTTATGTTTGTCATGCTGAATTAAACGCCATACTTAACAGTACAAAAAATTTAAAAGGTTGTACTTTATATGTAGCTCTTTTCCCATGTAATGAGTGTGCCAAAGCCATAATTCAAAGTGGTATAAAAGAGATAGTATTTTTATCAGAAAAATATAGTGGTACTCCTACAGATATAGCTTCAAAAAAAATGCTTGATATGTCAGGAGTAAAATATAGGAAATTAAAAACAAATAGAAAAACAATAGTTCTAAATTTTGATGAATAG